From Granulicella cerasi, a single genomic window includes:
- a CDS encoding MBL fold metallo-hydrolase, whose protein sequence is MRASAQTQTAAWTRSLRLFFCLCAIAATAHAQKLTITLVGTGGPELTPDRSGIATLVRSGDDTLLIDAGRNTLDNLYRAGIDPNTVKTLLLTHLHSDHISGLPDLWITPWFLLHRTGGLTIYGPRGTQQMVNGMRAMYTHDLVARANPTALVRDLDIHVIELEDAADFQINGFSVRAKTVQHADGNPAFAFLIRNGSHSVFLTGDCTLTPELLQAAPRVDVLIANVAAGTPAQEGLAQWKPVFAKLLTVAQAAQLFSASKPGLAVYSHIVTKGRVPDATLIERTRKAGYQGRLLVGRDATRITLDHGIDVRRNPAPTGSEDGVRR, encoded by the coding sequence ATGCGTGCCTCCGCACAAACCCAAACAGCCGCATGGACTCGTTCCCTGCGGCTGTTTTTTTGCCTCTGCGCCATCGCCGCTACAGCCCACGCGCAGAAGCTCACCATCACCCTCGTCGGCACCGGTGGACCGGAACTCACGCCCGACCGCAGCGGCATTGCCACGCTGGTGCGAAGCGGCGACGACACGCTGCTGATCGACGCAGGACGCAACACGCTCGATAACCTCTACCGTGCGGGCATCGACCCGAACACGGTCAAGACGCTCCTGCTCACGCATCTGCACAGCGACCACATCAGCGGCCTGCCCGACCTCTGGATCACGCCGTGGTTCCTGCTCCACCGCACAGGTGGACTCACGATCTACGGACCTCGCGGCACGCAGCAGATGGTAAACGGCATGAGAGCCATGTACACGCATGACCTGGTCGCCCGCGCCAATCCAACCGCTCTGGTCCGCGACCTCGACATCCACGTCATAGAACTCGAGGACGCAGCCGACTTCCAGATCAACGGCTTCTCCGTTCGCGCCAAAACCGTGCAGCACGCCGACGGCAATCCCGCGTTCGCCTTCCTGATTCGCAACGGATCCCACTCGGTGTTTCTCACGGGCGACTGCACGCTCACGCCCGAGTTGCTGCAGGCCGCTCCTCGCGTGGACGTCTTGATCGCGAACGTCGCTGCCGGAACTCCGGCGCAGGAGGGCCTGGCGCAGTGGAAGCCGGTGTTTGCGAAGCTGCTGACCGTCGCCCAGGCCGCGCAACTGTTCAGCGCTTCGAAGCCCGGGCTGGCCGTGTACTCGCATATCGTCACCAAGGGCCGCGTTCCGGATGCGACGCTGATCGAGCGCACCCGGAAGGCGGGCTACCAGGGTCGCCTCCTCGTGGGGCGCGATGCCACGCGCATCACGTTGGACCACGGCATCGATGTCCGGAGAAACCCCGCTCCGACCGGGTCGGAAGACGGCGTGCGCCGGTAA
- a CDS encoding sensor histidine kinase, whose translation MNETDANQNELDDLRRQLAFMQEREELLGRINGSLRSLTDPEEIVRRAATFLGQHLAVNRCAYADVEGDQNTFNLFGDYNHGVPSMVGRYRFEDFSADCLAAMRAGEAFVVEDSETDPRLADVRENFRAAQIRSVVCVGLLKAGKFTAAMAIHSIEPRRWSEEEVEIVLSVANRCWESIERTRTLRELKKEREELIRRHSEIDKQRSEIESIYRTAPIGLALFDLDDYHYLRLNDRQAAFFGLKPEDVLGRTLMEMAPIPGLRELFDQVAQGGPPIVNFPLEGTLINDPDDFRYWLVSYFPVHDGEGKITGITAASLEITQQKRAELALIRNDKLAAVGRLASSIAHEINNPLEAVTNLIFLAETSESFDEARGYLRSADSELQRMSQITNQTLRFHRQPTSPTETTANELLDTTLSLYHGRLVNGSVRLQKKLRATAAIQCFEGEIRQVLANLIGNAIDAMPSGGTLCLRSRELTRDDRRWLQIMIADSGSGISEQHLRRIFEPFFTTKGDSGTGLGLWVSQDIMLRHGGKLLVRTSRDPRHHGTAFILSLPYDAVTR comes from the coding sequence GTGAACGAAACCGACGCAAACCAGAACGAGCTCGACGACCTGCGTCGTCAACTCGCGTTTATGCAAGAGCGCGAGGAATTGCTGGGGCGCATCAATGGCTCACTGCGATCGCTCACCGACCCCGAAGAGATCGTGCGCCGCGCTGCCACCTTCCTCGGGCAGCACCTGGCGGTGAATCGCTGCGCTTACGCCGACGTCGAAGGCGATCAGAACACTTTCAACCTCTTTGGCGACTACAACCACGGTGTCCCCTCGATGGTGGGACGCTATCGCTTTGAGGACTTCTCGGCGGATTGTCTAGCCGCGATGCGGGCCGGCGAGGCGTTCGTCGTCGAGGACTCCGAGACCGATCCGAGGCTGGCCGACGTGCGGGAAAACTTCCGCGCAGCGCAGATCCGTTCAGTGGTGTGTGTCGGCCTTCTCAAGGCTGGCAAATTCACCGCAGCCATGGCCATCCACTCCATCGAGCCCCGTCGCTGGAGCGAAGAAGAGGTGGAGATCGTTCTCTCCGTCGCCAACCGTTGCTGGGAGTCCATCGAACGCACCCGCACGCTGCGCGAGTTGAAGAAAGAGCGCGAGGAGTTGATCCGGCGCCATAGCGAAATCGACAAGCAGCGCTCCGAGATCGAATCGATCTATCGCACGGCGCCAATCGGCCTCGCGCTCTTCGACCTGGACGACTACCACTACCTCCGCCTGAACGACCGGCAGGCAGCCTTCTTTGGGCTGAAGCCGGAGGACGTTCTGGGCAGGACCTTGATGGAGATGGCCCCGATCCCCGGCCTGCGGGAACTCTTCGATCAGGTCGCGCAGGGTGGCCCCCCCATCGTCAACTTTCCGCTCGAAGGCACGCTGATCAACGATCCCGACGATTTCCGTTACTGGCTGGTCAGCTACTTCCCCGTTCACGACGGCGAAGGCAAGATCACCGGCATCACCGCAGCGTCGCTCGAGATTACGCAGCAGAAGCGCGCCGAGCTTGCACTGATTCGCAACGACAAACTCGCCGCAGTCGGCAGGCTCGCCTCCTCCATCGCGCACGAGATCAATAACCCGCTCGAAGCGGTGACGAACCTGATCTTCCTCGCGGAAACCAGCGAGAGCTTCGATGAGGCTCGCGGCTATCTGCGCAGTGCCGACAGCGAACTCCAGCGCATGTCGCAGATCACCAATCAGACGTTGCGCTTCCATCGCCAACCCACCAGCCCCACGGAGACCACCGCCAACGAGCTGCTGGACACGACGCTGAGCCTCTACCACGGTCGCCTGGTGAACGGCAGCGTTCGCCTGCAGAAGAAGCTGCGCGCCACGGCGGCGATCCAGTGCTTCGAGGGCGAAATCCGGCAGGTACTGGCGAACTTGATCGGCAACGCCATCGACGCCATGCCGAGCGGCGGGACGCTCTGCCTGCGTTCGCGCGAACTAACGCGCGACGACCGACGTTGGCTGCAGATTATGATCGCGGACTCCGGCTCTGGCATCTCCGAGCAGCATCTGCGCCGCATCTTCGAGCCGTTTTTTACGACCAAGGGGGACAGCGGCACGGGCCTGGGGCTGTGGGTGTCGCAGGACATTATGCTGCGCCACGGCGGTAAACTCCTCGTCCGCACCTCTCGCGACCCCAGGCATCATGGCACGGCATTCATTCTCAGCCTGCCCTATGACGCTGTGACGCGCTAG
- a CDS encoding rhodanese-like domain-containing protein, with translation MELEITVDELKAQLASAHPPLVLDVREGWEYETTHIPGSKLMPMQEVPSRAFNELDEDQHIAVLCHHGARSLSVANWLQQQGFSNARSVAGGIDLWAKVIDPKLPRY, from the coding sequence ATGGAACTCGAGATTACCGTCGACGAACTGAAGGCCCAACTGGCCAGCGCGCATCCCCCTCTCGTACTGGACGTACGCGAAGGCTGGGAGTACGAAACCACCCATATTCCTGGCTCCAAGCTGATGCCCATGCAGGAGGTTCCCTCCCGGGCGTTCAATGAACTGGACGAGGACCAGCACATCGCAGTGCTCTGCCACCACGGTGCACGCTCGCTTTCCGTGGCTAACTGGTTGCAACAGCAGGGCTTCAGCAACGCACGCTCCGTAGCGGGCGGAATTGACCTCTGGGCGAAAGTGATTGACCCAAAACTCCCACGTTATTAG
- a CDS encoding GGDEF domain-containing protein, whose translation MNKLALKLEPIERATARLRNKPASGLRFEPELEAIFDVSTRYRHARRRLWLGWTILFMYDLLILSDFRHLHSNFRFALAVRLLVTLWLAFSSTLHFHARRVVRELNVVSIAIAIVCSNLILYRNLSPVLSSVSQVNTLVALLMIVVLAQLRFPYAVFATATLFAMQLWSIHATHIMTVPQAIFTIRPIVVGELFILLAGFSMEREERLSFLSALRVDLQREKLVALNRELALLSSQDSLSGLANRASFDSRFEDLWNQAVETSKPLSVVLFDIDHFKNVNDTQGHLYGDEVIRRVSQLLVQSLRGKEDFAARYGGEEFVILLPDTSHAVALKVAQRIRRMVELAGSPAFNDDEHVPNAFTTLSGGVATYPGVGIEHRDELLREADVALYAAKDAGRNRIHSAALQWSEASKAQRQA comes from the coding sequence GTGAACAAGCTGGCACTGAAACTGGAACCAATTGAACGCGCGACCGCAAGGCTGCGCAACAAGCCGGCCTCCGGATTGCGCTTTGAGCCAGAACTCGAAGCGATCTTTGACGTGTCGACTCGATATCGTCATGCGCGCCGCCGCTTGTGGCTGGGTTGGACGATTCTCTTCATGTACGACCTGCTGATCCTCAGCGACTTCCGTCATCTGCATTCGAACTTCCGATTTGCACTAGCGGTGCGTCTGCTGGTCACCTTGTGGCTCGCGTTTTCGAGCACGCTGCACTTCCATGCGCGTCGTGTTGTCCGTGAGCTCAATGTGGTGTCGATCGCCATCGCGATCGTCTGCTCCAACCTCATTCTCTATCGCAATCTGTCGCCGGTGCTGTCTTCGGTATCGCAGGTAAACACGCTCGTCGCTCTGCTGATGATCGTCGTGCTGGCGCAGTTGCGCTTTCCCTACGCGGTCTTTGCGACGGCAACGTTGTTCGCGATGCAGTTGTGGTCCATCCACGCCACACACATCATGACGGTTCCGCAGGCGATCTTCACGATCCGTCCCATCGTCGTGGGTGAGCTCTTCATTCTGCTCGCAGGCTTCAGCATGGAGCGCGAAGAACGCCTCAGCTTCCTCTCAGCGCTGCGCGTTGACCTGCAGCGCGAGAAGCTCGTCGCGTTGAACCGCGAGCTTGCCTTGCTCAGCTCGCAGGATTCGCTTTCGGGCCTGGCGAACCGCGCCTCCTTTGATTCCCGCTTCGAAGACCTCTGGAACCAGGCGGTCGAAACCAGCAAGCCACTCTCCGTGGTGCTGTTCGATATCGACCACTTCAAGAACGTCAACGACACGCAGGGACATCTCTACGGGGACGAAGTCATCCGTCGTGTCTCGCAGCTGCTCGTGCAGTCGCTGCGTGGCAAGGAAGACTTCGCCGCACGTTACGGCGGCGAAGAGTTCGTCATCCTTTTGCCCGATACCTCCCATGCCGTCGCACTCAAGGTCGCGCAGCGTATTCGCCGCATGGTGGAGCTCGCAGGTTCGCCTGCGTTCAACGACGACGAGCACGTGCCGAACGCTTTCACCACGCTCAGCGGTGGAGTGGCAACCTACCCCGGCGTTGGTATCGAGCATCGCGATGAGTTGCTGCGGGAAGCTGACGTAGCGCTCTACGCCGCCAAGGATGCTGGCCGCAATCGCATCCACTCCGCTGCCCTGCAGTGGAGCGAGGCCTCCAAGGCGCAGCGTCAGGCCTAG
- a CDS encoding tyrosine recombinase XerC, with amino-acid sequence MSTFTSLAERYLAMLRDERGASDHTLRAYRREVGAFAEFLTEMLGADGDVRRVEHTHIRTYMALLFERGLTKASVARALAAVRSWFKWQARIGAIEQNPALLVSTPKLPKHLPRVPSMEEVNGVLDSLSAPSPKSALDVPGDEEEAAVWPERDRVIFELLYGCGIRNSELCGLDLDSVLWRDDAVRVFGKGRKERIVPLGDAAAEALRKYLPQRAERLQRAGKGRMVEAGALLLNARMRGECRLTTRSVGRIVKRIAVHGGLAADVHPHTLRHAFGTHMLEEGADLRAIQEMLGHERLSTTQRYTQLTVGQVQRVYEQTHPRANGND; translated from the coding sequence ATGAGCACGTTCACTTCGCTTGCGGAACGCTACCTGGCGATGCTGCGCGACGAGCGCGGAGCGAGCGATCATACGCTGCGCGCGTACCGCCGAGAGGTGGGTGCGTTCGCAGAGTTTCTTACCGAGATGCTTGGGGCGGACGGCGATGTGCGCCGCGTGGAGCACACGCACATTCGCACGTATATGGCTTTGCTGTTTGAGCGTGGCCTGACGAAGGCGAGCGTAGCGCGGGCGCTAGCGGCGGTGCGTAGCTGGTTCAAGTGGCAGGCGCGCATCGGAGCGATTGAGCAGAATCCTGCGTTGCTGGTCTCTACGCCGAAGCTGCCGAAGCATCTGCCTCGCGTGCCGAGCATGGAAGAGGTGAATGGAGTGCTCGATTCGCTTTCCGCTCCTTCACCGAAGAGCGCGCTCGACGTGCCGGGCGACGAGGAAGAAGCGGCTGTGTGGCCGGAGCGCGATCGTGTGATCTTCGAACTGCTCTACGGTTGCGGCATCCGAAACTCGGAGCTCTGCGGGCTCGACCTCGATAGCGTGCTGTGGCGCGATGACGCTGTGCGCGTTTTTGGTAAAGGCCGCAAGGAACGCATCGTTCCGCTGGGGGACGCGGCTGCGGAGGCTTTGCGCAAGTATCTGCCGCAACGTGCAGAGCGGCTACAGCGTGCAGGCAAGGGCAGGATGGTAGAGGCAGGGGCGCTGCTGCTGAACGCGCGGATGCGCGGAGAGTGTCGCCTGACCACGCGCAGTGTTGGCCGCATCGTGAAGCGCATTGCGGTGCACGGCGGACTTGCCGCAGACGTTCATCCGCATACGCTGCGCCATGCGTTTGGAACGCACATGTTGGAAGAGGGAGCCGACCTGCGAGCGATTCAGGAGATGCTCGGGCATGAGCGCCTCTCGACAACACAACGCTATACGCAGCTGACGGTGGGACAGGTGCAGCGAGTGTATGAGCAGACCCATCCCCGCGCGAACGGCAACGACTAG
- a CDS encoding tyrosine recombinase, with product MAFAPAADDNSHMGQESNAALLKEYAMHLRVERGLSPLTCKSYAKDLEMYAEFLEQYERTLIAAQQDDVSAFMQHLREHSQESRSVARKLSTLRGFYRWLLRDKRIAHDPTINIESPKAWKVLPKSLPAADVSEMLQKTAAAANMPDADGIALRDHAMLELMYAGGLRVAEVVTLREEDLRLAVQSVQVRGKGDKERIVPIHARAVRALEEYVQRGRPELVRRAKAKSGLQRALFLSSRGNALNATTVWKFVHTLNSHASPHKLRHSCATHMVENGADLRSVQTLLGHADIATTQVYTHLAIDRLKQVHRQFHPRARRGAPSESAV from the coding sequence ATGGCGTTTGCGCCTGCGGCTGACGACAATAGCCACATGGGCCAGGAGAGCAACGCCGCGCTGCTGAAGGAGTACGCGATGCATCTGCGCGTTGAGCGTGGACTGAGTCCGCTGACGTGCAAGTCGTATGCGAAGGACCTCGAGATGTATGCGGAGTTCCTGGAGCAGTATGAGCGCACGCTCATAGCTGCCCAGCAGGATGACGTGAGCGCGTTCATGCAGCACCTCCGCGAACACTCGCAGGAGTCGCGCTCGGTGGCGCGCAAGCTCAGCACGTTGCGTGGTTTCTATCGCTGGCTACTGCGGGATAAGCGCATCGCGCATGATCCGACGATCAATATTGAAAGCCCGAAGGCGTGGAAGGTGTTGCCGAAGAGCCTGCCTGCTGCCGATGTCTCCGAGATGCTGCAGAAGACTGCTGCCGCAGCGAACATGCCTGACGCGGATGGCATCGCGCTGCGCGACCACGCGATGCTGGAGTTGATGTATGCCGGTGGCTTGCGGGTGGCTGAAGTTGTCACCCTGCGCGAAGAGGACCTGCGGCTCGCTGTACAGAGTGTGCAGGTGCGCGGCAAAGGTGACAAGGAACGCATTGTGCCTATTCATGCTCGTGCGGTGCGCGCCTTGGAAGAGTATGTACAGCGTGGTCGGCCTGAGCTCGTGCGGCGCGCGAAGGCGAAGAGCGGATTGCAACGCGCGTTGTTCTTGAGCTCACGCGGCAACGCGCTGAATGCGACAACGGTCTGGAAGTTTGTGCATACGCTGAACTCGCACGCGAGCCCGCATAAGCTGCGGCATTCTTGCGCAACGCACATGGTGGAGAACGGCGCAGACCTGCGCTCGGTGCAAACGCTGCTGGGCCACGCGGACATCGCGACGACGCAGGTGTACACGCACCTTGCGATCGATCGGCTAAAGCAGGTGCATCGTCAATTTCATCCGCGCGCACGGCGCGGTGCTCCGTCGGAGTCCGCGGTATGA